TATCCGTATGCGGTGCGTACTTACGCCAAACAATTCATTATCCGTTCGAGCAACGTGACCAGGCGTAACCTGATTACTTCCTGCTATCTCGTGAACTCTGTCCGTTCGGACAACAACCCGCAAGGCTTCAACATCGAAAAGTTTGCAGTGATAGAAAACAGGGATATAGAAGTTATCGAACGCTAAAAAAACAATCTTATGGAAGCATTATCAGATTTAAACACGTTTGCAAAAATCCTTACCGATAAAGGATATAACGGCTATTTCCATACGCAGGGAGCGTATGCCGGAAAGTTGAAGAAAAGTATCGGCGAATACCTCGAAAACTGCCAAAAAGGTACAGATAGTTTGCCTAAACAGGACTTGTTGCTGACGGGCTACCTGCAATGGTCGGGCGAAGACAAGCCAAGTGTAGAATGCAGTATGTGGGTAAAATACCTGAACGGCAAATTCTCGCTCAACAGAATGGAGGTTACAAGGAAAGACCAATTTGGGCAACTGCTGAAAAAATCGGAACTGACAAACCTGTCTGTAATATCCGCACCCAAAGCGGTTGAGGCAGTCGCTTTGGTCAATGAAGAACCGAAGCAAAAGGCAGGTCAAAGTCCTAAGCGTTTCAAGCTATAACAACAGAAACAGTAAGGTTATGAAAAAACTAAGAGCAAATATGGACAGGTACTTTGACAAGCTGGACGAACGCTGGCGGGCATTGCCCTTGCGGAAACAGCACCAATACACACTTTACTTTTTTGTGGGGTATCTACTGCTTACGGCAGGGGTCATTTGCAAAGTATGGTACGATACCTCAAAGTCGGGTAACGATATGGTCATTGAGCATATCGAAAACCCTGTCCTCAAAAAAAGTGAAAGCCCTGCAAGATTGCAGGACACATTATCAACAATTCTAAAAAACAAGATTTATGAAAGAAAATGAGAACAAAAAGTCGGTTGTTCGGGTAACGGAAGGGAACCAGGCAGCAACCGCTGATGTACCGCAAGACGGTACACAGAACAAAGCCGAAAAGCTCAAAAAGCCGCTCATCTTTGGCTTAATGGGAATTGTCTTCGTAGGTTGTATGTACCTCATATTTAAACCATCCGCAGACAAAAAGGAAATCGAGAACATTGGGCTGAACGATGCAGTACCAGAGGCTACCGGAGCAGGAATGCCTGCCGACAAAGGCAAGGCTTATGAGTTGGAAATGCTGGAACGCAAAGAGCAAGAAAAACGCAATGCACTTACCACGCTTTCTGACTATTGGAATACTGAAGACAAAAAAGAGCCTAATGATGAATTTCCCGAAGAAGACGAAAGCAACAGCTATGGCGGTGGCAGAGGTTCGGGCAGAAACGGCAATCCGGCATTGAGCAGTTACCGCAATGCACAAAGCACATTGGGTTCATTTTATCAGGATAACAACTCTGAAACAACAGAACTCCGCAGGCAATTGGACGAACTAAAAGAACAATTAGCCGAGAAAGATGTGCCTAAATCTGTAACCGTTGATGACCAGCTTGCCCTAATGGAGAAATCCTACCAGATGGCGGCAAAGTATCTGCCAACGGGTACAAATTCGACAGAAGTTCCACCTGCTAAGGATGCAGGTACGGCTACCGCAGGTTCAACTCAAAAGGAGCATTTTGTGGCATTCACACCTACAAGAAAGAACACCGTTTCCGCTTTGTATCGTGAGCCTACGGACAGTGCCTTTTTAGCCGATTGGAGCGAAACAAGAAACCGGGGCTTTTATACCGCAGGTTCTATTGAGCAAACGGCACAACCGAAAAACAGTATCAAAGCCTGTGTACACGATGCGCAAACGGTTATCGGCGAAACAGGGGTACGATTGCGATTGTTAGAGCCAGCCCAAACGCCTCAACGTACCATTCCGAAAGGAACGATTGTAACAGCTAATGCCAAATTTCAGGGAGGTCGATTACAGCTAAAGATTACCTCCGTAGAATTAGAGGGCAACATCATTCCGGTTGATATAACCATTTACGATTTGGACGGACAGCAAGGCTTGTACGTTCCGTATTCGCCGGAAATGAACGCCCTTACCGAAATGGCGGGCAATATGAGCCAGACTTCGGGAACAAGCATAATGCTCACGCAGAATGCAGGACAACAGGTTGCTGCTGATTTAAGCCGTGGCGTGGTACAGGGTGTTTCGGGCTATTTCACAAAAAAGGTGAGAACCCCAAAGGTTACGCTAAAAGCAGGGCATCAGGTCTTCCTTGTATCTAAAAAATAATGTTGAACTCAAATAAATAAAACAATGAAAAATCATTTAAAAATCTTTTGGGCATTTGCCCTGATACTCGGCTTTGCCGTACAGTCTTACGCACAGGATAGTGCAAGAACTAAACTTGCATTGGGCAAGATAGAACCGTATAAAATGGAAGTGACCTACGATAAAACTTCGCACCTGATTTTCCCGACTGCCATTCGTTACGTGGATTTGGGTAGCGAATACCTGATTGCAGGGAAAGCGGAAGATGCGGAAAACGTGTTGCGTGTAAAAGCATCGGTAAGGGATTTTGAACCCGAAACCAATTTTTCTGTCATTACCAATGACGGGCGTTTTTACAGCTTCAATGTGTATTACAGTTCCTATCCGGAGGCAATGAGCTATGACCTGCTCACGATGCAAAAGGCAGTAGATAAAGCCAATGGTAACGATGTGCTTTTTGAAGAATTGGGCAACAATTCTCCGTCATTGGCAGGCTTGCTGTTGGAAACGATTTACAAGAAAGACAAACGTATTGTAAAGCATATCGGGGCTAAGAGCTTCGGTATTCAGTTTATCCTCAAAGGCATTTACATACACAACGGCAAATACTATTTCCATACGGAATTGAGAAACCGTACCAATGTGCCATTTCAGATTGATTTTGTGAATTTCAAGGTAGTGGATAAAAAGGTAGCCAAACGTACCGTAGTACAGGAACGCCCGATGATACCGCTTAGGACTTACAAGCCACTGGACGACATTGCCGGAAAAACAATCGAACAAAACGTCTTCCTGTTAGACCAATTTACCATTGCCGATGACAAGGTACTGCTGATTGAGATTTTCGAGAAAAACGGAGGCAGGCATCAAACGCTCCAGATAGAAAATTCCGACTTAATCAAAGCCCGTTTGATTAACGATATGCACCTGAAATTTTAATAACCTTTTAAAGTAAATAATATGAAAAAGTATATCTATACCGTGATGCTCATCTTTATGGCCATCACGGTCACACAGGCACAAAGAATGTTACCTAAACAGAAAGGATTGGAAGTGAGTACGGGTGTGCTGTCCAATGATAAAATCGGTAACGATTATTATATCAATGTAGCAATGACCGTAAACGGCAAAAATGGTAACTATCAGCTTTGGGCGTTGGAATACACTCATCAATACCACGATTATAAAGCCCTCCGCATACCGCAGGAAACTTATACCGCAGAGGGCGGTTACAGCTTCTTCCTCTTGGGCGATGCCCGTAAGAACATCACGCTGAACTTCGGAATAACAGGTGTAGTCGGTTACGAAAGTATCAACCGTGGCGAAGCAATGTTGTATGACGGAGCAAAAATTTTGAGCGAGGATAATTTTATCTACGGAGCTGGTGGACGGCTCACATTTGAAACGTACCTGTCCGACCGTTTTGTGTTAGTCCTGCAAGGGCGTACAAAGGTTTTGTGGGGTACAGACTTGGAACAGTTCCGACCGTCCGCAGGCGTGGGATTAAGGTTTAATTTTTAAAACGTAAAAACAATGATAGCAATATTCAATAAATTCAGGATAGGATTAAGCTCAATATATGTACTCTTGGCAATCCTCACAGCTTCGGTTACGTTGGTATCTTGTAGCAAAGACGATGAACTCGAAATACAGAACGATTTCCCTTTTGAGGTCAAAGTAATGCCTGTACCCAAAGATGTTGCCAGTGGGCAGACCGTAGAGATACGGATTACCATACAGCGAACAGGCAATTACAGCAATACGCAATATTTTCTCCGCTACTTCCAATTTGACGGTCAAGGCACATTGCGGTATTATGACGAACCACCGTATTTGCCAAACGATTTGTATTCGTTGCCAACGGAGCAGTTCCGGTTGTATTACACTTCGTCATCTACCGTATCACAATCCTTTGAGGTTTGGATTTCGGATAACTTCGGTAACGAAAAGCAGTTGAGCTTTCAGTTCAACAGTAGTGATTAATGCTACTTATATAAAAGCAAAACCGACTGTTACAGGTCGGTTTTTTGCTTTTCAGCTTTCGGTGTACGTTGTTTTTTGTTTAAATTTACTTGAATTATAATCTTAACGGGTATGGATACAGTTACGGCTCAATTGGTGTTTGGTATTATTGTTATCGTTATTGCGATAGTGCTTATTTATTGGATAAACCGCAGGAAATTTTACAGGCGTAATGGTATGGGTGCAGAGGGATTTTCGAGTTTTGAAGCATCTGTATTTACCCGTTTTATAGAACGTATCGGCAAATGGATTGCCTATGCTTTAATTGTTGTCGGTATTGTCTGTATATGGACTTACAGCCAAATGAAAAAGGAAAAGGAACTGCAAAAAGTGGAGATACAAAACCCTCGATAATCAATCTGCTCATTCAAGTTGCCACTTAAGATATTTGTATAATTTTGTAGTATCTTAAACAGCTTTAGGCAAAATATAATTTGAATGAAACTACGAATTGAAAATTGGATTGATAATAATAATTTTTCAGAAGATGTAAATGTACTATTTACAGATGCCGTTACTTGCTATAAAGCTGGAGCGAATAGAGCCTCATTATTATTTTCATATTTGGCTTTTCTGACGATACTGAAGGAAAGAATAATTGGAGGAACTAAACCAAACTTATTTCCCCAAGGGGAATGGGACAAAATAATCTCAAAATTACAAAATGAAGACTTGTGGGAAGCAAGTGTATTTGATGCAACTCAACAACAAGAAAAAACTGACCAGACTACAAAAGAACGCACTAAAGACCCAATATTTAACCTTAATGACAATCTACGATTACAAATAAAATATTGGAAAGATAGAAGGAATGACTGCGCTCATTACAAGGATAATATTATAGACACTTTTCATATTGAGGCTTTTTGGGCATTTATAGAGAGTAATATGTCCAAAATAACAATAGAGGGTGGAATGCAATCTCTGATAAATAAAATTCATAAACATTTTGACCCAACTATTACTCCACCGGATAAAGACATTTCTCCATTAATTCAAGAGATTGAATTTTCAGTAGAAAGGTCAAAATTGAAACATTTTTGGGAAGCATTATTAAATAATGGAGAATGGGATTTCGACTTATCTATAAGGAAAGAGGAACTAATTAGTAAAAGTTTAGAGGTAAATAAAGGTTTTGTAAACGATAGTTTGATTGCTATTGTCAAAGCCAATAAGTATTATTTAAAAGACTTTCTGTCGAACCATCCTGATAAAATTTTGAGCTTTAATTTTAATGAGGAAGAAGTCCGAAAATTTTGGAAAACACAATTAACTTCTTGCAACAACATTTTAGGATTATATACTTCTTTTTTAAGAAATGGTTTAATCCCACAAAATGAAATAGCAGAAGCAAATAAAACTATATTAAATGCTATAAGAGAATATTCTCCAACCATCAATGAGCATCAGATATTATCAGGAAATGGCATCTTAGATACTTTTAAACAAGTGATTTTAAACAACATTAGTTTTATTGGGTATAAGTCATATTTATGGGTAAACGATAGAGCTGATATTATTTCCGGAATAATCAAAAATTGCCCGTCCGATAAGGATATAATTATGAGATTAGTTGAGCACTATAATCAACGAGATAATTCTGATTGGTTATTGGAAAGATTTAATAATATATTTATTGATGGTAGTACCATTACCATTGAATATAAAAATATTTTGCAAACTGATAATGTAGAGATACCAGAGAAATTAAAAAAATACTTTGCTTAAATATTGTGAATAAGCAATATCAAATCGGATAGCCAAAAGGTTATCCGATTTTTTGTTTACAGAGGTAGTAAACCGCCAAACACTACCTTTCAACGCCAATCAATACTACATTTTCCAACCCTGTAACACCCCTTAATATCTTCGACTTCCACAGAAAAAATGAGCAAAAAATGGAAGTTATCGCAATACAAAAATCCGCATTGGACGGAATGAAAAATGAGCTAAGGGAAATTTTGGAAATGACCGAAAATGCTGTACGGAAATACACGCCGATTTTCAAAGAAGAGCAATGGCTCGACAACCAGGAAGTGTGTTTGATGATGAACATTACCAAACGGACTTTGCAGACCTATAAGGACAAAGGCTTATTGCCATATTCCAAACTGAACCGCAAGAATTATTATAAACGCTCGGACGTACAGGCTTTACTCGAAGCCGGACAGCCGTACAATACCAACGACAATGGATTTACTGACGAATGAAACGGAAGAAATCATCGCCCATCAGGAAATGATAATGCAGTTGAGAAACCGTATTGAAGAAATATTGAAAAACTACCGTCCTGTAATGAACGGAGAAATATACTTGTCGGGCGAAGATGTATGCAAGCTGCTCCATATCAGCAAACGGACTTTACAGCAATACCGTGACGATAATATCCTGCCGTTTATACAAATTGGGGGCAAGATAATCTATAAGGAAAGTGATATTCTGACCGTCTTAGAACAGAACTATATAGCCAATGACAGACATTGCTTGTAATTAATTTTGTTCTGACTATGTTTCAACGGAAGGACTTTAGTATATTTGCTATGTAAAATATAACAATACTTAAAGTGTTTTTGCTTTAGGTCTTGGTACTGAAAACTGGTAATTTTTTGTATCCCCAAGACAATAAGTAAGAACGCTCACGTCATAGGCGTGGGCGCTCGCTTATTCGGGGATTAAGGCGTACCAGTGCCTCAGTATCGGTAAGTGTGGTTGCCTGCGCTTCTTTTTTTTGTGCAGGGCTACATCAACTCAAAAAAGTAATGATATGGAAACTGGTACAGCACAAAAAAAAATTACCCTCGCCTTTATCAATGATAAAAGCCCGATTTTGGATTTGACCTGCAACGACCTCGCTGCTTCAGGAATTGAAGTATCGTTCCGCTCTGAAAACATTGAAGACGGACTATCCCAATTATCAGCATTAAAAACACTCCCCAACGTTTGTATTATTGACCTTGATTTTTACAATAAGAATGTGCTGGCACAGCTTCAAGAATTGAGAACACAATATCCAACCATTAAC
The genomic region above belongs to Chitinophaga sp. 180180018-3 and contains:
- the traM gene encoding conjugative transposon protein TraM; translated protein: MKENENKKSVVRVTEGNQAATADVPQDGTQNKAEKLKKPLIFGLMGIVFVGCMYLIFKPSADKKEIENIGLNDAVPEATGAGMPADKGKAYELEMLERKEQEKRNALTTLSDYWNTEDKKEPNDEFPEEDESNSYGGGRGSGRNGNPALSSYRNAQSTLGSFYQDNNSETTELRRQLDELKEQLAEKDVPKSVTVDDQLALMEKSYQMAAKYLPTGTNSTEVPPAKDAGTATAGSTQKEHFVAFTPTRKNTVSALYREPTDSAFLADWSETRNRGFYTAGSIEQTAQPKNSIKACVHDAQTVIGETGVRLRLLEPAQTPQRTIPKGTIVTANAKFQGGRLQLKITSVELEGNIIPVDITIYDLDGQQGLYVPYSPEMNALTEMAGNMSQTSGTSIMLTQNAGQQVAADLSRGVVQGVSGYFTKKVRTPKVTLKAGHQVFLVSKK
- a CDS encoding DUF3872 domain-containing protein, giving the protein MAILTASVTLVSCSKDDELEIQNDFPFEVKVMPVPKDVASGQTVEIRITIQRTGNYSNTQYFLRYFQFDGQGTLRYYDEPPYLPNDLYSLPTEQFRLYYTSSSTVSQSFEVWISDNFGNEKQLSFQFNSSD
- a CDS encoding conjugal transfer protein TraO, with the translated sequence MKKYIYTVMLIFMAITVTQAQRMLPKQKGLEVSTGVLSNDKIGNDYYINVAMTVNGKNGNYQLWALEYTHQYHDYKALRIPQETYTAEGGYSFFLLGDARKNITLNFGITGVVGYESINRGEAMLYDGAKILSEDNFIYGAGGRLTFETYLSDRFVLVLQGRTKVLWGTDLEQFRPSAGVGLRFNF
- a CDS encoding response regulator transcription factor, translated to METGTAQKKITLAFINDKSPILDLTCNDLAASGIEVSFRSENIEDGLSQLSALKTLPNVCIIDLDFYNKNVLAQLQELRTQYPTINLIAHNDIDAEKAVKPLLEIGFTGYLLIGSDTDDFKKAIDVVTNGGRYFSVGVAEIAQEYFSNK
- the traN gene encoding conjugative transposon protein TraN, yielding MKNHLKIFWAFALILGFAVQSYAQDSARTKLALGKIEPYKMEVTYDKTSHLIFPTAIRYVDLGSEYLIAGKAEDAENVLRVKASVRDFEPETNFSVITNDGRFYSFNVYYSSYPEAMSYDLLTMQKAVDKANGNDVLFEELGNNSPSLAGLLLETIYKKDKRIVKHIGAKSFGIQFILKGIYIHNGKYYFHTELRNRTNVPFQIDFVNFKVVDKKVAKRTVVQERPMIPLRTYKPLDDIAGKTIEQNVFLLDQFTIADDKVLLIEIFEKNGGRHQTLQIENSDLIKARLINDMHLKF
- a CDS encoding helix-turn-helix domain-containing protein, producing the protein MEVIAIQKSALDGMKNELREILEMTENAVRKYTPIFKEEQWLDNQEVCLMMNITKRTLQTYKDKGLLPYSKLNRKNYYKRSDVQALLEAGQPYNTNDNGFTDE
- a CDS encoding helix-turn-helix domain-containing protein — its product is MDLLTNETEEIIAHQEMIMQLRNRIEEILKNYRPVMNGEIYLSGEDVCKLLHISKRTLQQYRDDNILPFIQIGGKIIYKESDILTVLEQNYIANDRHCL